The DNA region CTCCGAATACCGTTGTACATGCATTCTCAAGTTCGAAAACGGTTCCGTCAAGTGGCTAGGCTAAAATGTCAAGTCATTCTTACTGGCCCAATTtgtttagaagaaaaaatcgtgtTCGGCGTACGACACGAATGCGGCGTATCAAATAATTCTTGATGACTTATTGCCACCAACTTACCGAAGCAAATTTGCTCTACGCTTCCAACCAAGCTGTTCCACGCCACCTGTCAATATTACTCTCCACCAACACATTCACATTATTATTTGCTCGCCGacttgtttttatgcctccgccacgaagtggtgccggaggcattatgttttcgggttgtccgtccgtccgtccgtccgtccgtacgtccgtccgctttcgtttacgcgataacttgagtaatattgacttgAATtctaccaaacttggtccaagtataaagtatgatggggcaattagttgattagattttgggtgaaatccgccaaaggtcaaaggtcaaggtcaaatcataaaattgtatctgtttacgtgataccTCAAAAcgggatgaagcagctttcaccaaatttggtccaaggatgatgtatgatgggacaattagttgagtagattttagtgacattgacaagaggtcaaaggtcaaaaggtcaaggtcaaatgctaaaaatgctGCTATTTCCCCCAATATCTATACAATGCCctaaggtattttcttgaaacttggtgtagacatgtactactgcataaagattctccagagagagtttcatgtcataaggtcaaaggtcaaaaggtcaaaggttaggtgaaaatgttgtaatatcacttttctcacaaatggttcaattcgatgtatcttcatggaacgtggtacatatgcatgtactgactggcagagattatctagggaatttaggggtcaaaggtcaatagtcatggggtcaaaggtcaaggtcaactcctcaatattttactatttccctcatatgttagtatatgaaatgtttgcattattagttttcaaacttaatatatacatgcattacctaatggagattctccaggaaatttccagcaagaatgtcaaaggtcaaaggttaagggtcaaaggccaggtttcaataccctccccccccaaaaaaaaaaaaaaatctattttgtactgtaattacactctttcttcataccttggaaattactcaatgcataaacttataaaatggtccgtcagaattcaagtaaaaattctcaattcccccaatatgtgtacctgcactcttcgacaattatagcaaacccagttcaaggaaagtgaacattcaagtcatttctgacaaacctgtcatatcaatattttaccagttatgtgaaactgtcatggatcacacattgtgaagacattgtactatacgcctattgggagaatcatgcattatggcggaggcatcagtcgccgtagcgacatttctagttttttaatcattatcattttggtaGCATAATGATAACCattgactaaaaaaaaagagagaattgaTCCATGTAACTACGGTGAAGTATTTTGAAGACATTATCATACACATTTCCACTTACAGTGAGGATAATTATTGTAAACACATTATAATGCACACAGAGCatgcacaatattttcatgataaGCAAATACAATAAACAAAGTTTCTATGAGCTTGATTCCCATATTGTACACTTGGTGCAAAGCAGAAATGATGAACATCAAAGAGTGCTTTTATGTATACGTATCCTTAacgtgtatacatgcatactcTAATTTTATAAGTGTAACCATGTAATTATTCATCATAGAGCTTCGTGGACAAGCTGCTGTCGGAATTCTCTTCAAGGGTCAAGGTTCAAGGATCTTTGCTATGGTGTAAAAGGAACGCAATGGAGGGGCGTTGATAAAAGAGACTTAAAATGCCAGTTTTAACCACTAGGTAAGCTGTGTGTTCTAAAGGCGAATGCTGATGCAAATCTCAACTTTAAATGGGGAGTGAACTTCATTGCCCCTTTCAAAAACCTAACATGACACCTAACATAATAGTTATGAGTGAAGAAAACTGAAAACAAGGAGATCACTTACTGTGGCTTACCTCTCACTGCTGACTTTACTACgtatgaatacacacacatacacacacacccacacgtatacacacatacattatgcGGTGACACATCGCTTTGCATTGAGGAGGTCATTGCAAGTTATATAAACCTAATAAATGCAACTTATATCTCTTCTTGAATTGATTTAGTGAAGAGAAAGTTCTTATTTTATATGGTATATCATTCCATACCAAAGGACCTCTTTatagaaaaacattttttttttagcacgtTTATCGTGTTCATTGATAGAACACTCATGTACCCATACCCATGTCATGTTTACGACAATAATGGAAATCTCTGTGAAATAAGAATTGCACCATTTTAAATGAAAGTGTGGGGCAACTTGTTTTATTTGCTCTGTAGTGAACAATTCCTATGAATCCCATGAATGCATGAGTCCGCAAGGCGCCGCCGCGCcgtaaggctgcgttcacacagaagtattcggtattcggtatttgGTATTCGCTATTTGCTATTCGGTATTCGGGCACCGAATACACCgccacccgcaccgtcaactcaccatcccatgcagtgaggatttcttcctcctacatcccagaaaatcttattaacaatttctaaactgcatcagaatgtcagtctacatgcttatttttgctaaagggcaaatccagaccaaaagtgtcattatttcataaacgagagacggtatacgctgcaagaaaatcgaacaagctcgattcccactttgctatacttttcgcagctattcgtactttcgaatagtgccctcttatgtgaaccggtgtgaggaaatcctatcgttcgattcaagctattcgcgtgccctcgaaaaacgagcccgaatacccgaatagtatacttctatgtgaacgcagccttacgAGCAGGTCGGAGAGCATTGACCCTGAGATTTCTGCTTGTTATGTCACTGGACGTCACGTGACTAAAGAGAGGCGCCACTTTCGAACTGGTTCACAATGCAAGTTACTCAGTGTCATTCGTCTCACACGACACCTGGTGATATGCACTTGTCGTCTTCCTTGGTCATAGATATCCCGCGCTTTCGGCAAATTAAGCACAAGATCTAGTTAGTCGCTGATTCTCTGCTCCTTGGATCATAGATTGCTGCATAAGAGGACAAACCTTCTAAATTTAAATCAGGTGAGTGTTATACGACATTATGGCACTATTTATTCAACATAATGTGAACACAGCAGACGGCTGCAAGCACTTAATCTGATGTGATGTTGAAATAATGTTCAGAGATTGTCGGTGACAAGACGTCAGTATGGTGTCCCCTCCTCTGCCAAAAGATTAGTCGTCATAAAAGAATATTGATTGCATTCTACTAGTGTAAAATTGTAGGTTAAAATAAAGCCCAGAGAAACAGTTATAGAATTTCCTCTTTGGCTAATATCAATGTCACGATAAAAAAATTGCGGAACTCCTTTAAAGTAATGGTGTAAAGTATTTTCATTTACACATTTGCGTTCCTACGCCAATGTTTACTCATGCCGCAGTtggaaaagattaaaaaatggaataaaattTCTTCACGACACATTAGATACTCTATCACTACGGATTAGTGGTAGGGTATGGCATTTGCCGACCTTAATTTATTTtgggtttttatttttactcATTCATTGACTTTCATCATGGTTGGAATTCCAACTATCTCCCCGTTTGTCAACAGCATCAAAAAAGTCAAAGATGCGTTGTTTAGTAGGATTGACATTGTATGCATACGGCTAAATCACATACTtttgattcattcaagagtcGTACTGATGTATGGAAACGGAACCTCACATGAATGGTGCTTTCCCGTGCAAATTGTAGTTGCTAttttatgaaaaacaaaagtaagCAAATATGTGGACTAGAATCTTATCAAGAAATGGATTCATTTCAGTCACACAGAGTTTTGATAATCATGAACAACGCGAGATCACGAAGGCAGAGAGGATTTCGGGTGTTCGACTGCTCGACACACAAGTCAATCCCCGCTCAGGAGGACGTGAAGATGGGCAGCGAATACCAGGCCGAGGGGGCCCTCAACCCAGTCGTGATGGTCAGGAGAAGCCGACGTCTGCGGATGAGACAGAACGGGGTCCCCGCGGTGGCGCCCAGCGGCGGGAAACCCGTTCGCGTTCCGGAGAGAAACGTCGGCAGGAATGGAGGCAGGAAGCAGAGAGCACTGAAGGCAATCAGGAAACCTCGAGTGGCAGAAGAGGAGTCAAGGAATGTGCCGAAGAGAGTTACAACCCTGCCCGCCCCGCCGAACAATACGCCCACGATCGGAGTTCAAACTGGTATGTCGAAATCTTTGGGAGCACCTGCTGTTGATTTTATCGATGCTGACGATCGCGATACCAAGATAATCACAGGTGTTTTATCTTAAATagaaatgtaataaattatcattctttCCATAAAAGCACATAATAATGTTACTGAAAAACAAAGCGTCCAtagcaaaacaaatgaatatacGAACGATCTAATGTATTTTGCCTTGCTGTCGTTGACGTGACAATTTTCTGCATAATTTCAAGTGAttgaaagacaaaatgaaatacatgaacGACCTGCTGATATTTTCAACATGATAACAAGCCGTCGGTATAAACCATGCTGGCCTCTCCACATCATTTCTGGTCTTTTTCTATAAGGACACAGATGAAGAATCATTTGCATGTTCCATTTGTGGAGATCTTTGAGGAGGAATGCGGATTGCCAAAATTGAAAGAGCGTAAAAAGATCTACAGCTGAACTCCCTGGGAAAGTTTTAGTTCACATTGAACCTCACTGCTAAAGACCAACCTGCAGATGATTATTACCccaagcataattatgcacatCATGATTTCTACACGGTTAACTGCATTTTTCTCCAGGATGCCATATCTCGGATGAAACGATGACCGAACTGTCCGCTTTCGTCACCAACCAACTGTCTTTCCATGAAGATGATAGCGACGCTAATGAGACGCTGGCAGACCTGCTGCCTAACTTTGACCCTCTTGTGATGTCACCATACGTCATCGATGTGCTGGAGTATTACCAGGTACATATGACTTGGACGTCAATAGCAAGTGATACGAGATTAAGTGAGAGTGTATAGTGGGAGGTttgttttcaaatcattttctttccatgttgcgcccgataaaaatccaagctcgagatatttttcgcgatcgcaaattagcgcgctattttatttcctattcacatcagcccgaacattatcaaatagcgcgctttTCGCAgtaattatcctgctatttcggaaattccccgagttggactcgagaaattttctcgatctaTTAGCGCGccaatttgtattcacattatcactATCATAGCACcggctatttcgtgatcgggttaatttcccaagtcagaaaatatcgcgctatttcgaaacatcgggctgatgtgaaaacgcctaacaTAGTGTGACAAATTTCCACAACTGACATCAAATCATTCCATGGTCAGAAAGAATGTTCCTGGCAACCGAGGCTCCACCAACATAGCAACAATTAAAGGATGCATGTAAGGTGGATTCTTAAGATCTATTTATTGTGAAAGAACAAGTGAGTTAGACTAATTTACGTATAACAATGTACCCAACAATAGGACATCCAGCGAAGATCGCTTGGCATAGCAACTAATTCACGTAAACTAGAGTCCATGCATTTGAATATATCAGGTGAATTGAATAGGTCATTAGTACTCCCTCAAAAACTTggcattattttattttactgaTTATGAATGTGACTTACTGAACAGTAACCGTTATTTGCAAAGCACCGGAGGGAAAACGTATTCATAAAATGTTTCTTTACCGAATGGTACATGACAAGTTAGAAATCGGTATATTGAATTGGGCTCCACAGAAATACTCAAGAAATTTGAATACGCCTGTAAACTGGTCTCTTCCTCACAGCCAAAAAATTCTTTCCTTCTTTGAGTTTATTCTTTCCTTCTTTGAGTCAAAGAACAACTTCCCATTGTTTTGCGCAACAATCTtgtgttctttcttttgtttagcTATACTGATGTCATATGTAATTTGTAAATTTGATCGACATATTCACAGAGTAACGAGACCAAGAGCATTCTACCGGACTACGGGGACCATCCACCCGTTGACCCCGCCCATCGGAGGGTCCTTGTGGACTGGTTGATCGACGTACAGGTGATCCTTAAAAAGTCATGTTATAAACTGTAATAGACAGACGTTCttgttgggaaaaaaaaatcttttgcgtgtcgcattaatttcatttccgtAAACATGTGTTTaaaatttgtgcatatttgactcagtgtggcacagaaagggttaatcaGTGTAACACTATGTCCCAACTAGAGAAACTATtcataatcaaaatatattaGTATAGAAATGCTCGAATGTTACATCTAGGAAGTACCAATTACAATAGTCTCAACTTGTTTATCATTGTTATGAGTCTGAATTGTAATTTCCAAATTGACGAATATGAACATCAAAGATCCGAATTCTAAGGTTAAGAATAGTGACATTATAGAAGCTAATAAATGAAGAATCAAGATATGAGATTATGTATTGAATATTTCGAAACAGAACCACCTGTGTCTCGGCCAAGAAACGCTCCATCTATCCGTGGCCCTCCTGGATGCCTTCCTTTGGAAGCGACCCGTCTCCCTGAACGACCTGCAGCTTCTTGGGGTCACTTGTCTGCTTGTGGCCTGCAAGTACGAGGAAATCTACTTGCCGGACGTAAGAAGATTCAAACAACTTTCAGTAGTAGTAGACCTCATAGTTATGAGAATTTCTGAATTTTAGGAAGCTTATGTAGTAGATCGAAGACGATGCGGAGATTTGTCTGAGTTTGTCTGataaattgaaaacaaatatatcttccaTCGCCCTGTCATATTTTTTAACACCCAGAAAGAGATTTTTACATAATGATGGTTGAAAATATCAGACTTGTTTTGTTAACAACGGTGTATTCGTGGActccccccccaccccactaAAGTaagcgagtgtgtgtgtgtgtgtgcttacaaactaattatgattatcattttacTGAAGCTTTATTCCACAAAGGttctccacaaaaaaaaaaatgtatctgaGGCTTTCTTGAGACCTATTTAGCAACTGCAGAACTTAACAAAAAACCCCACCCTCTGTGAATTGATTGTAAATGATGAATTATTTGTATAGAGAAAGATTGCGATTTGGCGCCAAATCGAATTATCGTCTGTACGTTCTGTCAGGTCGATACCCTCTGCGCACTGTGTGCCAATGCATACAAACCCCGTCAAATTCTGACGATGGAGAGGCGCATTTTACGAGTGTTTCGCTTCGATCTCTTCTACCCGACGGCTACGGGCTTCCTTAATTTGTTCCTCGTACTCACCGAGATGCAGGACGACGAAAAGGTAGATCGTCGATGTAACAATCTCGTTATTGTCACCAGATTGGATTGTGATGATGAACAATGATAAACAGGTGAATC from Diadema setosum chromosome 1, eeDiaSeto1, whole genome shotgun sequence includes:
- the LOC140246041 gene encoding uncharacterized protein; this translates as MNNARSRRQRGFRVFDCSTHKSIPAQEDVKMGSEYQAEGALNPVVMVRRSRRLRMRQNGVPAVAPSGGKPVRVPERNVGRNGGRKQRALKAIRKPRVAEEESRNVPKRVTTLPAPPNNTPTIGVQTGCHISDETMTELSAFVTNQLSFHEDDSDANETLADLLPNFDPLVMSPYVIDVLEYYQSNETKSILPDYGDHPPVDPAHRRVLVDWLIDVQNHLCLGQETLHLSVALLDAFLWKRPVSLNDLQLLGVTCLLVACKYEEIYLPDVDTLCALCANAYKPRQILTMERRILRVFRFDLFYPTATGFLNLFLVLTEMQDDEKIVHVCNYLLDLALVDFELQRAPPSKRAAAALFVALRLCEDSCRKRASDRTSLSICF